The following coding sequences lie in one Thalassoglobus polymorphus genomic window:
- a CDS encoding ABC transporter ATP-binding protein, whose translation MPAVEVEQLVFRYGDRVALNDVGFTVPAGDVFGLLGPNGGGKSTLFRVLSTLLPIQEGSAQVCGHSVLSDPDAVRRCIGVTFQSPSLDLKLTVAENLKHQGHLYGLYGAELRTRCQTVMAQLGVADRANDFAEKLSGGLKRRVEIAKSLLHSPEILLLDEPSTGLDPRARHDLWETLLKLQKESEVTILVTTHLMEEAARCGRLGILDEGKLIALGTPDELQAMVGGDSLTIQAENQDQLAAQLRQQLHVDVQKIGETLRIEQENGHELLVQIATQFPGQFQNLTLGKPTLEDVFIKLTGRRLDEGEAA comes from the coding sequence ATGCCAGCCGTTGAAGTCGAACAACTCGTGTTTCGATATGGAGATCGCGTTGCTCTGAATGACGTTGGGTTTACAGTGCCGGCCGGGGATGTCTTCGGCCTGCTGGGACCAAACGGAGGAGGAAAGTCCACGCTGTTTCGCGTCCTCTCAACTCTTCTTCCTATTCAAGAAGGGAGCGCCCAGGTTTGTGGGCATTCCGTCTTATCTGATCCCGACGCGGTCCGGCGCTGCATTGGCGTGACGTTTCAGTCTCCCAGCCTGGATCTGAAGTTAACTGTCGCTGAAAACCTGAAACACCAAGGGCATCTCTACGGACTTTATGGAGCGGAGCTTCGGACACGTTGTCAAACAGTCATGGCGCAACTGGGTGTCGCAGATCGAGCGAATGATTTTGCTGAGAAACTTTCTGGCGGTCTGAAACGCAGAGTCGAAATCGCAAAGTCCCTGTTGCACTCACCTGAAATCTTATTGCTTGACGAGCCAAGCACCGGGCTCGACCCCAGAGCGCGTCATGATTTGTGGGAAACTTTATTGAAACTGCAAAAGGAATCCGAAGTCACAATTCTTGTCACGACACACCTCATGGAAGAAGCTGCCAGATGTGGCCGACTCGGAATACTCGATGAAGGAAAATTGATCGCGCTAGGGACACCTGACGAACTGCAAGCGATGGTCGGTGGAGACAGCCTCACTATTCAGGCAGAAAACCAAGACCAACTTGCCGCTCAGCTCCGTCAACAATTGCACGTTGATGTACAAAAGATCGGAGAGACGCTGCGGATCGAACAAGAGAATGGCCACGAACTACTCGTCCAAATTGCGACTCAATTTCCTGGTCAGTTTCAGAACCTGACGCTTGGAAAGCCAACTCTTGAGGATGTCTTTATTAAATTGACTGGGCGGCGTTTAGACGAAGGTGAAGCAGCATGA
- a CDS encoding ABC transporter permease, whose translation MSSTTQAQRSPLWTATWTLAVREVVRFLRQRSRVIGAVGQPVVFWILFGAGLHGSFAMPGTEGENALSFQEYFLPGVAVLIVLFTSIFSSISVIQDRNEGFMQGVLVAPVPRSAIVLGKVLGGTALALLQAFLFLIVAPLLQFVNLAPEMSFAFSLSSMIQAALFLFWISLGLTALGYLFAWKIDSVQGYHGVMSVVLLPMWLLSGAFFPGSGSLWMSWIMRLNPLTYGVAGLRRTLVENQALLTDSPSKATCIIVTVGFAMACLLIDVWITRRDPAVAS comes from the coding sequence ATGAGCAGCACCACACAAGCTCAACGTTCCCCGTTATGGACAGCGACCTGGACACTGGCTGTCCGAGAAGTCGTGCGTTTTTTGCGGCAACGATCCCGCGTGATTGGTGCTGTCGGCCAACCGGTTGTCTTCTGGATTCTCTTTGGAGCTGGATTGCATGGGTCTTTTGCAATGCCCGGAACCGAGGGCGAGAACGCTCTTTCGTTTCAGGAGTACTTTCTTCCCGGCGTGGCGGTTCTGATTGTCCTGTTCACGTCAATCTTTTCTTCGATCTCGGTCATTCAAGACCGCAACGAAGGGTTCATGCAAGGAGTGCTGGTCGCTCCTGTTCCACGTTCTGCGATCGTATTAGGCAAAGTTCTCGGCGGAACAGCTTTAGCGTTGCTTCAGGCGTTCTTGTTCCTCATCGTGGCTCCTCTGTTACAATTTGTGAATCTTGCCCCCGAAATGAGTTTTGCATTCTCACTGTCGAGCATGATTCAGGCAGCTTTGTTCTTATTTTGGATATCTTTGGGGCTGACAGCGCTGGGATATCTCTTTGCCTGGAAAATTGATTCCGTTCAGGGATACCATGGAGTAATGAGCGTTGTCTTATTACCGATGTGGTTGTTATCGGGGGCGTTCTTTCCCGGTTCAGGTTCTCTCTGGATGAGCTGGATCATGCGACTGAACCCATTGACATACGGGGTTGCAGGTTTGAGGCGAACACTCGTCGAGAACCAGGCACTGCTGACGGATTCTCCATCAAAAGCAACGTGTATCATTGTGACGGTTGGATTTGCGATGGCCTGTTTACTCATCGATGTTTGGATCACACGCCGAGACCCAGCGGTGGCCTCATGA
- a CDS encoding DUF420 domain-containing protein produces the protein MNSPRWQVLSLSLVAFCLLASMTCEELFAQNETPAELPENQVLEPGDTLPLTYRRSAYDQPQVWNPDEVDDFTLVDQTGQEFTKEDLLGKPWIVNFIFAQCPHQCPMTSRMMMEFDKTVSDVDMRMVTITVNPEEDTVEIMRKYADIWEADPKRWLFATGDPVQVWKLIREGFKVTAWENVGTARQPGMEFAHDNNIIHVDAAGKILGRYNSIDPKEMSVLRRVLKGDIETPDEFRPVVIEAREAQQATVLEYMKKVKADPLAKLPYWAKRLPATNAMLNALATLLLMLGFTAIKAKLTSLHKKLMLYAFGVSCLFLISYLVYHFALYQYAGVRGKPFEQTGTIRTVYFSILISHVILAAMVPVLALVTITKGLRQNWESHRKWAKVTFPIWLYVSITGVIIYWMLYKL, from the coding sequence ATGAATTCTCCTCGATGGCAGGTGTTGTCATTGTCCCTTGTTGCGTTCTGCTTGCTTGCCAGCATGACGTGCGAGGAACTCTTCGCGCAGAATGAAACTCCTGCAGAACTCCCTGAAAATCAAGTTCTGGAACCGGGAGACACTCTGCCGCTGACATATCGACGTAGCGCCTATGACCAACCTCAAGTCTGGAATCCGGACGAAGTTGACGACTTCACCCTGGTTGACCAGACAGGACAAGAATTCACGAAAGAGGATTTGCTTGGCAAACCATGGATCGTGAACTTCATCTTTGCTCAATGTCCGCATCAATGCCCGATGACATCACGGATGATGATGGAATTTGACAAAACGGTCTCCGATGTCGATATGCGAATGGTGACGATTACGGTCAATCCTGAAGAAGATACCGTCGAGATCATGCGAAAGTATGCCGACATCTGGGAAGCTGATCCCAAGCGATGGTTGTTTGCAACTGGTGATCCCGTTCAAGTCTGGAAGCTGATCCGCGAAGGTTTTAAAGTGACCGCGTGGGAAAACGTGGGGACTGCACGACAACCGGGAATGGAGTTTGCGCACGACAACAACATCATCCATGTCGATGCTGCCGGAAAAATTCTCGGACGTTACAACTCCATCGATCCGAAAGAGATGTCGGTGTTGCGACGCGTTCTGAAAGGGGACATTGAAACCCCGGACGAGTTTCGTCCCGTCGTCATCGAAGCGCGCGAAGCACAGCAAGCTACCGTTCTGGAATACATGAAAAAGGTCAAAGCCGACCCACTCGCAAAGCTTCCCTACTGGGCGAAGCGTTTGCCGGCCACCAATGCGATGCTCAACGCTCTGGCCACACTTTTGCTAATGCTCGGTTTCACAGCGATCAAAGCGAAGCTCACAAGTTTGCATAAAAAACTGATGTTGTATGCATTCGGCGTCTCCTGTCTGTTTTTGATTTCCTACCTGGTTTACCATTTCGCCCTGTACCAATACGCGGGCGTCCGTGGAAAGCCGTTTGAGCAGACTGGAACGATTCGAACTGTCTATTTCTCAATATTGATCAGCCACGTTATCTTAGCTGCAATGGTCCCCGTATTAGCGTTAGTCACGATTACCAAAGGACTTCGGCAGAACTGGGAGTCGCATCGAAAGTGGGCAAAAGTCACCTTCCCAATCTGGCTGTACGTGTCGATTACAGGTGTTATCATTTACTGGATGTTGTACAAGCTTTGA
- a CDS encoding excinuclease ABC subunit UvrC, whose protein sequence is MDESEDNLETQSPTTPAVPPEEKVKTFPQTPGVYLMKDNLGRVIYIGKALQLRSRASSYFTTAAAVDQRTASLVTEIADLDFIKTESEVDALLLESRLIKDIQPKFNQELKDDKTFPYLQIRINEEFPRVEFTRKPEAKGVKLYGPFTSAKKLRGTISVLQKIFKFRTCPLEIEEEDERWKWFRPCLLASIDQCTAPCNLRISKEEYREDIRRLRMFLDGKKVKLLRELKKEMQLASKELKFEKAARIRDEIKALDSLNLRGNLDDHVQPEVFYIDPKKGLRGLKKVFNLDEVPRVIEGVDIAHLQGGETVASLVQFIDGLPFKHGYKRYKIRTVEGVDDFASIREVVGRRLRRLSQEGGAYPDILLIDGGKGQLSAAMEAMRVLEIDPPFTISLAKREEEIFVPGESEPKRLSRHSYALRLLQYVRDESHRFAQSYHHTLRRKATFE, encoded by the coding sequence ATGGATGAGTCGGAAGACAATCTGGAAACTCAATCTCCAACCACTCCTGCGGTCCCACCGGAGGAGAAGGTCAAAACATTTCCACAGACTCCGGGCGTCTACCTGATGAAAGACAACCTGGGGCGTGTCATCTACATTGGGAAAGCACTTCAACTCCGCAGTCGAGCTTCCAGCTACTTCACCACCGCTGCGGCTGTCGATCAGCGTACGGCAAGTCTGGTTACTGAAATTGCCGATCTCGATTTCATTAAGACGGAATCTGAAGTCGACGCACTCCTTCTCGAATCGCGATTGATCAAAGATATTCAGCCGAAATTCAACCAGGAACTCAAAGACGACAAAACGTTTCCGTACCTGCAAATTCGAATCAACGAAGAGTTTCCTCGGGTCGAATTCACCAGAAAGCCGGAAGCGAAAGGGGTCAAGCTTTATGGCCCGTTCACTTCAGCTAAAAAACTGCGTGGGACGATTTCTGTTCTTCAAAAGATCTTTAAGTTCCGAACGTGTCCGTTGGAGATTGAGGAAGAGGACGAACGTTGGAAGTGGTTCCGTCCCTGTTTGCTTGCCAGCATCGACCAATGCACAGCCCCCTGTAACTTGCGAATCAGTAAAGAGGAATACCGTGAAGACATCCGCCGATTGAGGATGTTTCTAGATGGCAAGAAGGTCAAGCTTCTGAGAGAGCTGAAGAAGGAGATGCAACTGGCATCCAAAGAACTCAAATTCGAAAAGGCTGCCAGAATTCGCGATGAGATCAAAGCTCTTGATAGTTTGAACTTGCGCGGAAATCTGGATGATCATGTTCAGCCAGAAGTCTTTTACATCGACCCGAAAAAAGGGCTGCGCGGCCTCAAAAAGGTCTTCAATCTTGACGAAGTCCCACGTGTGATTGAGGGGGTCGACATCGCTCATCTACAAGGAGGCGAAACCGTAGCCAGCCTCGTCCAGTTCATCGATGGGCTTCCATTCAAGCATGGCTATAAGCGTTACAAAATCCGCACCGTCGAGGGAGTCGACGACTTTGCTTCAATACGGGAAGTTGTTGGTCGTCGACTGAGACGACTCTCACAAGAGGGGGGAGCCTACCCCGACATTCTCTTGATCGATGGCGGGAAGGGGCAACTCAGCGCAGCCATGGAGGCGATGCGCGTGCTCGAAATCGATCCCCCCTTTACGATCTCGCTAGCGAAACGCGAGGAAGAAATCTTCGTTCCCGGAGAGTCAGAACCAAAGCGCCTCAGCCGACATTCTTACGCTCTGCGGCTGTTGCAATATGTACGTGATGAATCACACCGATTTGCGCAGTCGTACCACCACACTCTCCGCAGAAAAGCAACTTTCGAATAG
- a CDS encoding formylglycine-generating enzyme family protein: protein MKKIYLLVLGSCLLGGLLFAAILLPVSSTSAKTNADGLVIKPPSHISPEGFVWVPGGSFVMGTDYQPSPQDPNPDRIKPDESPAHTVELDGFWMSETPVTNQQFQEFVEMTGYVTFAEKVPTREDFAKSGVDPMAIPEEALKPGSMCFNDKFDRASLVTEGPGWEYQVWAIVDGADWKHPNGPDSSIEDRMDHPVVHLTWEDAVAYCDWAGMRLPTEAEFEYANRNGGKKSKYFWGEERDPNGKFMANYWQGEFPTRRENEDGYLGTSPVKAFPANELGLYDMAGNVWEWCADYYHHDYYAVSPKRNPKGPAESFDPREPGIVKRVQRGGSFLCNTNSCTGYRTGARMAGEVMSSSFHNGFRCVLDTTMIEEYKIAQDKITAWKSNPVVAKQ from the coding sequence ATGAAGAAAATCTACCTGCTCGTGCTTGGAAGCTGTTTGCTGGGGGGGCTCCTTTTTGCAGCGATTCTCCTCCCGGTGAGTTCGACCTCCGCGAAAACAAACGCGGACGGCCTGGTCATCAAACCTCCATCTCACATTTCTCCAGAAGGGTTCGTTTGGGTTCCGGGTGGGAGTTTCGTGATGGGAACGGATTATCAACCCTCTCCACAGGACCCAAATCCGGATCGCATCAAGCCGGATGAGTCACCCGCACATACGGTTGAGCTCGATGGGTTTTGGATGAGTGAGACCCCGGTCACGAATCAACAGTTTCAAGAGTTCGTGGAGATGACGGGATACGTCACCTTTGCCGAGAAAGTTCCGACGCGAGAAGACTTTGCGAAGAGTGGAGTCGATCCCATGGCGATTCCGGAAGAAGCACTCAAGCCCGGCTCGATGTGTTTCAATGACAAATTTGACCGGGCGAGTCTCGTTACTGAAGGTCCAGGATGGGAGTATCAAGTCTGGGCAATTGTCGATGGAGCAGACTGGAAACATCCCAATGGTCCAGATTCATCAATTGAAGACCGGATGGATCACCCAGTGGTCCATCTCACTTGGGAAGACGCAGTGGCATACTGTGACTGGGCTGGGATGAGATTGCCCACCGAAGCTGAGTTTGAATATGCGAACCGAAATGGTGGGAAGAAGTCCAAGTATTTCTGGGGCGAAGAGCGGGATCCCAACGGGAAGTTCATGGCAAACTACTGGCAGGGGGAATTTCCAACTCGACGGGAAAACGAAGATGGCTACTTGGGAACGTCACCCGTCAAAGCGTTTCCTGCGAATGAACTTGGACTTTACGATATGGCAGGTAATGTTTGGGAATGGTGCGCGGACTATTATCACCACGACTACTACGCAGTTTCACCCAAACGAAATCCAAAAGGTCCAGCAGAAAGTTTTGATCCCCGAGAACCGGGGATCGTCAAGCGTGTCCAACGAGGGGGCTCGTTTTTGTGCAACACAAATAGTTGTACGGGATACCGCACCGGAGCACGTATGGCAGGGGAAGTGATGTCGAGTAGTTTTCACAACGGCTTCCGTTGTGTCCTCGATACGACAATGATCGAAGAGTACAAAATCGCCCAAGACAAAATCACTGCCTGGAAATCCAATCCTGTCGTAGCCAAACAGTAG
- a CDS encoding sulfite oxidase-like oxidoreductase → MTVNDDPKYQAGNPSTAEEHLADDVIISPDTLRDNRIPAGQSRTRKWPVLHYGTVPTINHDLWRLQIGGLVERPLKLTLDEFRALPHVKVYSDFHCVTKWSRLGNVWGGVSVQEIMERVGVRAEAKFVIAEGFDSGWTTNIPIEDFNVADALLVETHDGEPLDADHGGPVRLVVPQLYAWKSAKWLRKLTFVAEDSPGYWEQLGYHMHGDPWVVNEMNPDGERFRDDPDWKGPRPPESY, encoded by the coding sequence ATGACCGTGAATGATGACCCGAAGTATCAGGCTGGCAACCCTTCGACAGCGGAAGAGCACCTGGCTGACGACGTGATCATCAGCCCGGACACACTGCGAGACAATCGCATTCCCGCCGGACAGTCGAGGACCCGAAAGTGGCCTGTGCTGCACTATGGAACTGTTCCGACAATCAACCACGACCTGTGGCGACTCCAAATCGGCGGACTCGTGGAGCGGCCACTTAAGCTGACTCTGGATGAGTTCCGAGCGTTGCCGCATGTGAAAGTCTACTCCGACTTTCACTGCGTCACCAAGTGGTCTCGATTAGGAAACGTTTGGGGAGGCGTTTCGGTACAAGAAATCATGGAGCGAGTCGGCGTGAGAGCAGAAGCAAAGTTCGTGATTGCTGAAGGCTTTGATTCGGGCTGGACGACAAATATTCCAATCGAAGACTTCAACGTCGCTGATGCTTTGCTCGTCGAGACTCACGATGGAGAACCGCTCGATGCCGATCATGGCGGGCCCGTAAGATTGGTCGTCCCGCAACTCTATGCCTGGAAAAGTGCAAAATGGCTTCGCAAGCTGACGTTCGTCGCTGAAGACTCCCCCGGGTATTGGGAGCAACTCGGCTACCACATGCACGGAGATCCCTGGGTCGTCAACGAAATGAATCCCGACGGAGAAAGATTTCGCGATGACCCCGACTGGAAGGGCCCGCGCCCGCCGGAATCATACTAA
- a CDS encoding PilZ domain-containing protein, which produces MLSDPWNRPELNDLRSILESIGKSDEDHNRNSERLELSVPAEMTTLRGNTISAMTREISRTGIGLLHKGMISPGEVTVRMASDTREFEYRVLIEWCRPCDDGMYLSGGRFLSQKTTTF; this is translated from the coding sequence ATGTTGAGCGACCCTTGGAATCGCCCGGAACTCAATGACTTACGCTCGATTTTGGAAAGTATCGGGAAGTCTGATGAAGATCACAATCGGAATTCTGAGCGTTTGGAACTTTCGGTTCCAGCGGAAATGACGACACTTCGTGGAAACACTATTTCCGCAATGACGCGTGAGATCAGCCGTACAGGTATTGGACTCCTCCACAAAGGGATGATTTCACCCGGAGAAGTGACTGTGCGGATGGCGAGCGATACTCGTGAGTTTGAATACCGCGTTTTGATCGAATGGTGCCGTCCTTGTGATGATGGCATGTACCTCAGCGGCGGCCGCTTCCTCAGTCAGAAAACGACGACTTTTTAG
- a CDS encoding tetratricopeptide repeat protein has product MESVRRLFLSGFVFCLWTGSVCSGADIDQCRELLLYGEYEKCITTTAEAIEQGVYGESWHLVKAEAEFKTGKYEESLKTIQSALERYGWSIRLRWLAMQVVPYLNQDELVLKYTEEIAQMVQASPWRYTDAENLVTLGHFVIEQGADVKAAQDAFFTRSRRNNPLHRSPALALGNLALEKRDFQLAAEMFGPAFEDHPDDPDITFGLALAFAGSDREVSNGYLQVTLEKNSNHIPALLFQVDHFIDAEQYEEASALIERTLKVNPHHPEALAYQSVIALLQEETEAGMKARNLALSTWKKNPLVDHTIGRKLSQKYRFEQGATFQEQALEFDPNFTPAKKQLIQDLLRLGREEEGWKLADEVHEKDPYDVAVYNLVTLRDELQKFETLEASGFQIRMSTDEAKIYGHRVIQLLTEAREVLTQKYKQELPETILVEIFPRPADFEVRTFGMPGVVGYLGVCFGDVITANSPASQDANPVNLESVLWHEFAHVVTLNKTNNRMPRWLSEGISVYEERQRDASWGEHLNVTYRNMILGGELSPIGEMSEMFLSPKSPVHVQFAYYQSSLIVEHIIEKYGFDSLLKVLDDLAVGMNINESLPRHTAPLKQLDEELVMYATELATEYGKNVEWSEPAIAEFIQSSEPAKDALAWADENPKHYLGLKAWGRILVEKGDSKTAIQLYEKAVELFPSEPGPESPLLTLAKLYQEQGENDKEKQALLKLVKIDDDAVAAFFRLMEIANDEKDWEAVKQFASKLLAVKPLIAQPHAALAAASEHLEESESAIDAMDSLLALKPADRADLYYRKAIQQQKLGQHDSARRSVLQALEEAPRYREALVLLQGLVDSNE; this is encoded by the coding sequence ATGGAATCTGTTCGACGTCTATTTCTGTCTGGTTTCGTTTTCTGTCTATGGACCGGGTCTGTCTGTTCTGGAGCGGATATCGATCAGTGTCGAGAACTGTTGTTGTACGGTGAATACGAGAAATGTATCACCACGACAGCTGAGGCGATTGAGCAGGGAGTGTATGGAGAGTCCTGGCATCTGGTGAAAGCGGAAGCGGAGTTCAAGACTGGGAAATATGAAGAGTCGCTGAAGACGATTCAATCAGCTCTTGAACGTTACGGGTGGAGCATTCGCCTGCGGTGGTTAGCGATGCAGGTAGTTCCGTATTTGAATCAGGACGAGCTGGTACTGAAGTATACCGAAGAGATTGCTCAGATGGTTCAGGCTTCTCCCTGGAGATACACCGACGCCGAAAATCTGGTGACGTTGGGACACTTTGTGATTGAGCAGGGAGCCGACGTTAAAGCGGCTCAGGATGCGTTTTTCACTCGGTCGCGGCGCAACAATCCTTTGCATCGTTCGCCCGCATTGGCGCTCGGTAATCTGGCATTGGAAAAACGGGATTTTCAACTGGCTGCAGAAATGTTCGGTCCGGCATTTGAAGATCATCCTGACGACCCGGACATCACATTCGGCTTAGCACTCGCGTTTGCAGGCTCGGACCGAGAAGTTTCAAACGGCTATTTGCAGGTGACGCTGGAGAAGAATTCAAATCACATTCCGGCACTGCTGTTTCAAGTCGATCATTTCATCGACGCCGAACAATATGAAGAGGCGAGTGCTTTGATCGAGCGGACCCTGAAAGTGAATCCGCACCATCCAGAGGCTCTGGCGTACCAGTCTGTCATTGCCTTGCTTCAAGAGGAGACCGAAGCAGGGATGAAGGCTCGCAATCTTGCACTCAGTACATGGAAAAAGAATCCACTGGTCGATCACACCATTGGTCGGAAGCTGTCTCAAAAATACCGTTTCGAACAAGGGGCTACTTTTCAGGAACAGGCCCTTGAGTTTGATCCAAATTTCACGCCTGCCAAAAAACAATTGATTCAAGACTTGCTGCGGTTGGGGCGGGAAGAGGAAGGTTGGAAACTTGCCGACGAAGTCCACGAGAAGGACCCGTATGATGTGGCTGTCTATAACTTGGTCACGCTGCGGGATGAACTCCAAAAGTTTGAAACGCTCGAAGCGAGCGGATTTCAGATCCGGATGTCGACAGATGAAGCGAAGATCTATGGTCATCGAGTGATCCAGTTGCTGACCGAAGCACGCGAGGTGCTCACTCAGAAGTACAAACAGGAACTGCCTGAAACGATCCTCGTCGAAATCTTTCCTCGCCCGGCAGACTTTGAAGTCCGCACATTCGGAATGCCGGGGGTTGTCGGTTATCTCGGAGTTTGCTTTGGTGATGTGATTACCGCAAACAGTCCGGCTTCGCAAGATGCCAACCCGGTGAACCTGGAATCTGTCCTGTGGCATGAGTTTGCTCATGTGGTCACCTTGAATAAAACGAACAACCGCATGCCGCGCTGGCTCAGCGAGGGGATCTCGGTTTACGAAGAACGGCAACGTGATGCCTCTTGGGGAGAGCATCTGAATGTGACCTATCGCAATATGATTCTCGGCGGCGAACTCTCTCCGATCGGCGAGATGAGTGAAATGTTTCTCTCGCCCAAGTCTCCGGTTCATGTTCAATTTGCCTACTATCAAAGCTCACTGATCGTCGAACATATCATCGAGAAATATGGGTTTGATTCCTTGCTCAAGGTGCTGGACGATTTGGCTGTGGGGATGAACATTAATGAATCGCTCCCGCGCCACACCGCTCCGCTGAAACAACTCGATGAGGAGCTTGTTATGTACGCGACCGAACTCGCGACTGAATATGGGAAGAACGTGGAGTGGAGCGAACCGGCAATCGCAGAGTTCATACAAAGTTCTGAGCCCGCAAAGGATGCACTCGCTTGGGCAGATGAGAACCCGAAACACTATTTGGGGTTGAAAGCCTGGGGGCGTATTCTCGTCGAGAAAGGTGACTCGAAGACTGCGATTCAACTTTATGAAAAAGCGGTTGAACTCTTTCCGAGCGAACCAGGACCTGAAAGCCCACTCTTGACACTGGCGAAGCTGTATCAAGAACAGGGAGAGAACGACAAAGAGAAGCAAGCGCTCCTGAAGTTGGTGAAGATTGACGACGATGCAGTGGCTGCATTTTTCCGGTTAATGGAAATTGCCAACGACGAGAAAGATTGGGAAGCGGTCAAACAGTTTGCGTCGAAACTTTTAGCCGTCAAACCGTTAATCGCACAACCTCACGCTGCACTGGCCGCCGCCAGCGAACATCTTGAAGAATCAGAATCCGCCATCGATGCGATGGACTCATTGCTCGCACTGAAACCGGCTGACCGCGCTGATCTGTACTACCGCAAGGCGATCCAGCAGCAGAAGCTCGGTCAACACGATTCAGCTCGAAGAAGTGTTCTCCAGGCACTCGAAGAAGCTCCTCGCTACAGAGAAGCTTTAGTCCTGCTTCAAGGGCTTGTCGACTCCAACGAATAG